Genomic segment of Streptosporangium sp. NBC_01755:
GCGGGTCGAGGTCGTGGGCGCGGTCGTAGTCGAGGTAGATCTGACGTAGCGCGGGATCGGTGAGGGCCTGGGCCTGGTCGTGAAACAACTCGATAGCGGTATCGGGGTGGGTGGCGAAGACCAGAATCCACAGGTCGGTCTCAAGGGCGACCCATCGCGGGCTGAACCCAAGTTCGGGCAACTGCTCGAGGTGGCCGCTGACTTCGGGGAGAAGTGTCTGGAGGCGGCCGGCCGCGAGCCGTCGCAGCCGCCGTTGGGTTTCTCGCAAGCCTCGGATTCGGGCGGTGAGGTCGGTGTCCACTTGGTGGAGAACTTCTCGGAAGTCCTCATCGGAGGCTGCGCGAAGTTCCCGGATGCGGGCCAGGGGGACTCCGGCTTCGGCCAAGGTGCGGATCTTGATCAGGTCGATGGCGTGTTGGGCGGTGTAACGCCGGTAACCGGAGGAGTCACGGTCGGGCTCAGGCAGCAGCCCCTTGTCGTGGTAGACCCGAATCGTCTTGATCGAAACGCCGGCGTACCGGGCGAGCCGGCCGATGGTAATCACCTCTCCATGTTCTCCCACTTGACCTTGCCCCAAAGGCAGGGTTGCAGCATGTTGCCATGGCGAACATGAACCCTGACCGGGACACCCTCCGTGCGTTGGCCGACGAGGGCAACGAGACGGCCCTGGACCGCCTGGCCGACCTTGCCGACGCTCGTGGTGACCTCGAAGAGCTGAGCG
This window contains:
- a CDS encoding MerR family transcriptional regulator, which translates into the protein MITIGRLARYAGVSIKTIRVYHDKGLLPEPDRDSSGYRRYTAQHAIDLIKIRTLAEAGVPLARIRELRAASDEDFREVLHQVDTDLTARIRGLRETQRRLRRLAAGRLQTLLPEVSGHLEQLPELGFSPRWVALETDLWILVFATHPDTAIELFHDQAQALTDPALRQIYLDYDRAHDLDPHDSRVDDLARRIVRATRGRYGSGDLPGQNTGSEIPTLIQGAVNASSPAWQRLDALVRDQLLRT